One region of Faecalibacter bovis genomic DNA includes:
- the lpxB gene encoding lipid-A-disaccharide synthase, producing the protein MKYYIIAGEASGDLHASNLMKEIKIKDPNAQFRCWGGDLMEAQGGEIVKHYRDLAFMGFAEVIMNIRTITKNLSFCKKDIQAYQPDCVIMVDYPGFNLQVAPFIKSLGIKIYYYISPQIWAWKTGRVHKIKKLVDKMFVILPFEEEFYQRYDYKVDFVGNPLLDSLNNLPEVNEKEFKTKFGLDDRPIIAVLPGSRTQEIKVKLPLMLSVEKDFPDYQFVVAGAPSQPTENYKAIAGNDLKIVENRTYDLLRISHAALVTSGTATLETALLKVPEVVCYKGNALSYEIGKRVVKNIKFISLVNLIMDREVVKELIQYDLTYENIKHELNLILNSPKREQILNDYEELYHKLGGVGASVRTANLITKDLFLK; encoded by the coding sequence TTGAAATATTATATTATTGCAGGTGAAGCTTCGGGCGATTTACACGCTTCGAATTTAATGAAAGAAATCAAAATCAAAGATCCAAACGCGCAGTTTCGTTGTTGGGGTGGCGATTTAATGGAAGCTCAAGGTGGTGAAATTGTTAAACATTACCGTGATTTGGCTTTTATGGGATTTGCAGAAGTGATTATGAATATTCGTACAATTACAAAAAATCTTTCATTCTGTAAAAAAGATATTCAAGCTTACCAACCCGATTGTGTAATCATGGTTGATTATCCTGGTTTTAACTTACAGGTTGCACCTTTTATCAAGTCTTTAGGCATCAAAATTTACTATTATATTTCTCCACAAATTTGGGCTTGGAAAACAGGACGTGTACATAAAATCAAAAAATTAGTTGATAAAATGTTCGTGATTCTTCCCTTTGAAGAAGAGTTTTATCAACGATATGATTATAAAGTTGATTTTGTAGGAAATCCATTATTAGATTCATTAAATAATTTACCAGAAGTAAATGAAAAGGAATTTAAAACGAAATTTGGATTAGATGACCGACCGATTATAGCAGTTTTACCTGGAAGTAGAACGCAAGAAATTAAAGTTAAATTACCTTTGATGTTATCGGTAGAAAAAGATTTTCCTGATTATCAATTTGTTGTTGCAGGAGCACCATCACAACCAACAGAAAACTACAAAGCCATCGCAGGGAATGATTTAAAAATTGTAGAAAACAGAACCTATGATTTACTTCGAATTTCTCATGCTGCGTTAGTTACATCAGGAACGGCTACTTTGGAAACAGCTTTATTAAAAGTACCTGAAGTGGTTTGTTATAAAGGAAATGCTCTTTCTTATGAAATCGGAAAACGAGTAGTAAAAAATATTAAATTCATTTCTTTGGTTAATTTAATCATGGATCGTGAAGTGGTAAAAGAATTAATTCAATACGATTTAACGTACGAAAATATTAAACACGAATTGAACTTAATTTTAAATTCTCCTAAGCGTGAACAAATCTTGAATGATTACGAAGAATTGTATCATAAGTTAGGTGGTGTTGGCGCATCTGTACGAACAGCCAACTTAATTACAAAAGATTTATTCCTAAAATAA